One Streptomyces mobaraensis NBRC 13819 = DSM 40847 DNA segment encodes these proteins:
- a CDS encoding Uma2 family endonuclease, with the protein MRRTTEMMAVDERLIALIDEHPEVFEGYKIELLRGDIVMMAGPDWVHNDIVELVRDQVPGDRWQRKTTQDIAIPGENSEPQPDLLVVERGAFEGPGRLVPAAAATLLVEVVSKTSTHRDYHEKRSIYAAGRVPGYLIIDPFAAKCVLLTEPFGVGEEADYRTERTSKFGEPVPLDLIGITLDTSDFRTLPGTPR; encoded by the coding sequence ATGCGGAGGACCACGGAGATGATGGCTGTGGACGAACGACTGATCGCTCTCATTGACGAGCACCCCGAGGTCTTCGAGGGGTACAAGATCGAGTTGTTGCGGGGGGACATCGTGATGATGGCGGGGCCCGACTGGGTTCACAACGACATCGTCGAGCTCGTTCGGGACCAGGTTCCCGGCGACCGATGGCAGCGGAAGACGACCCAGGACATCGCCATCCCCGGCGAGAACAGCGAACCGCAGCCCGACCTTCTCGTGGTCGAGCGCGGAGCCTTCGAAGGCCCCGGCCGGCTGGTCCCCGCCGCGGCCGCCACGCTGCTCGTGGAGGTCGTCTCCAAGACCAGCACCCACCGTGACTACCACGAGAAGCGCTCGATCTACGCGGCCGGCCGCGTTCCCGGTTACCTGATCATCGACCCGTTCGCCGCCAAGTGCGTCCTGCTGACCGAGCCCTTCGGCGTCGGCGAGGAGGCCGACTACCGGACGGAACGCACCAGCAAGTTCGGCGAGCCCGTGCCGCTCGACCTGATCGGCATCACCCTGGACACGTCCGACTTCCGCACTCTCCCCGGCACCCCCCGCTAA
- the hemW gene encoding radical SAM family heme chaperone HemW gives MPSVLPDGEPVPDDGALPPHALADAGRRPLGFYLHVPYCATRCGYCDFNTYTASELRGSGGALASRDNYADTVAEEIRLARKVLGDDPRPVETVFVGGGTPTLLPAADLGRMLAAIRDEFGLAPGAEVTTEANPESVGPRYLEELRAAGFNRVSFGMQSARQHVLRILDRTHTPGRPEACVAEARAAGFEHVNLDLIYGTPGESDDDWRASLDAAVAAGPDHVSAYALIVEEGTQLARRIRRGEVPMTDDDVHADRYLIAEERLTAAGFSWYEVSNWATTDAGRCRHNELYWRGADWWGAGPGAHSHVGGVRWWNVKHPGAYAQALAEGRSPGAGREVLGDEDRRVERILLELRLVDGCPLSLLKPAGARAAEKALADGLLQPEPYEAGRAVLTLRGRLLADAVVRDLVD, from the coding sequence ATGCCTTCCGTACTGCCCGACGGCGAGCCCGTGCCCGACGACGGGGCGCTGCCCCCGCACGCCCTCGCCGACGCGGGCCGGCGGCCCCTCGGCTTCTACCTGCACGTCCCCTACTGCGCCACCCGCTGCGGCTACTGCGACTTCAACACCTACACCGCGAGCGAGCTGCGCGGCTCCGGCGGCGCCCTCGCCTCCCGCGACAACTACGCCGACACCGTCGCCGAGGAGATCCGGCTGGCGCGCAAGGTGCTCGGCGACGATCCGCGACCGGTCGAGACGGTCTTCGTCGGCGGTGGCACGCCCACCCTGCTGCCCGCCGCCGACCTGGGCCGGATGCTCGCCGCCATCCGCGACGAGTTCGGGCTCGCCCCCGGGGCCGAGGTCACCACCGAGGCCAACCCGGAGTCCGTCGGCCCCCGCTACCTGGAGGAACTGCGGGCCGCCGGCTTCAACCGGGTCTCCTTCGGCATGCAGAGCGCCCGGCAGCACGTCCTGAGGATCCTCGACCGCACGCACACCCCCGGCCGCCCCGAAGCGTGCGTCGCCGAGGCCCGCGCCGCCGGCTTCGAGCACGTCAACCTCGACCTGATCTACGGCACCCCCGGCGAGAGCGACGACGACTGGCGCGCCTCGCTGGACGCCGCCGTCGCCGCCGGCCCCGACCACGTCTCGGCCTACGCCCTGATCGTCGAGGAGGGCACCCAGCTGGCCCGCCGCATCCGCCGGGGCGAGGTCCCCATGACCGACGACGACGTCCACGCCGACCGCTACCTCATCGCCGAGGAGCGGCTCACGGCGGCGGGCTTCTCCTGGTACGAGGTCTCCAACTGGGCCACCACGGACGCCGGCCGCTGCCGCCACAACGAGCTGTACTGGCGGGGCGCCGACTGGTGGGGCGCGGGACCCGGCGCCCACTCGCACGTCGGCGGGGTGCGGTGGTGGAACGTCAAGCACCCCGGCGCCTACGCGCAGGCCCTGGCGGAGGGACGTTCGCCCGGGGCGGGGAGGGAGGTCCTCGGCGACGAGGACCGGCGCGTCGAGCGGATCCTGCTGGAGCTGCGCCTGGTGGACGGCTGCCCGCTGTCCCTGCTGAAGCCGGCGGGCGCGCGGGCCGCGGAGAAGGCCCTGGCCGACGGACTGCTCCAGCCCGAGCCGTACGAGGCCGGGCGCGCCGTGCTGACGTTGCGGGGGCGGCTGCTCGCCGACGCGGTGGTGCGGGACCTGGTGGACTGA
- a CDS encoding AMP-dependent synthetase/ligase: MTDIRTLLENRPPSVATLFLERVAATPDAEAYRYPVPPPSGRGPSAWASLTWKQAAERVFAISAGLIGLGVAPEERVALASNTRVEWILADLGILCSGAATTPLYPSTNAEESAFMLADSESKVLIAEDAAQLAKAREQRDGLPGLAHVVVIDEADAVPAEGDPEGWVLSLAELERRGAARLKEAPELVRDRVAAIRSEQLATLIYTSGTTGRPKGVRLRQDSWSYMARAIEATGLVRSDDVQYLWLPLAHVFGKVLTAGHIGIGHVTAVDGRPDKIVENLPVVRPTYMAAVPRVFEKVYNGVVAKAREGGGAKYKIFQWAAEVSREYARTSQDNYRRTGSRSVPFALAARHKAADVLVYAKIREAFGGRLRACISGASALAPDIGLFFSGAGIHILEGYGLTETSAANFVNPGEAYRTGTVGKPLPGTEVRIADDGEVLLRGPGIMEGYHGLPERTAEVLEPDGWFHTGDIGELSPDGFLRITDRKKDLIKTSGGKYVAPAEVEGRFKGICPFVSNILVHGADRNYCTALIALDEPALLKWAADHGLGGRTYAEVVAAPQTEEMVGEYVRRLNEGLQRWQTIKKFRLLPRDLDVEHGELTPSLKLKRPVVERAYKDLIEEMYEGTRER, from the coding sequence GTGACCGACATCAGGACTTTGCTCGAGAACCGGCCGCCCTCCGTGGCGACGCTCTTCCTCGAACGTGTCGCCGCCACTCCCGACGCCGAGGCGTACCGGTATCCCGTGCCGCCGCCCTCCGGCCGCGGCCCGTCCGCCTGGGCCTCGCTCACCTGGAAGCAGGCCGCCGAGCGGGTGTTCGCGATCTCCGCCGGGCTGATCGGCCTCGGTGTCGCCCCCGAGGAGCGCGTCGCCCTCGCCTCCAACACCCGCGTCGAGTGGATCCTCGCCGACCTGGGCATCCTCTGCTCCGGCGCCGCCACCACCCCGCTCTACCCGAGCACCAACGCCGAGGAGTCGGCGTTCATGCTCGCCGACTCCGAGAGCAAGGTGCTCATCGCGGAGGACGCCGCGCAGCTCGCCAAGGCCCGTGAGCAGCGCGACGGCCTGCCCGGTCTGGCCCATGTCGTGGTGATCGACGAAGCGGACGCGGTGCCGGCCGAGGGGGATCCGGAGGGCTGGGTGCTCTCCCTCGCCGAGCTGGAACGACGTGGCGCGGCCCGCCTGAAGGAGGCGCCGGAGCTGGTCCGCGACCGGGTCGCCGCGATTCGCTCCGAGCAGCTCGCCACCCTCATCTACACCTCCGGCACCACCGGCCGCCCCAAGGGCGTCCGCCTGCGCCAGGACAGCTGGTCGTACATGGCTCGCGCCATCGAGGCCACCGGCCTGGTCCGGTCCGACGACGTCCAGTACCTCTGGCTCCCGCTCGCCCACGTCTTCGGCAAGGTGCTCACGGCCGGGCACATCGGCATCGGCCACGTCACCGCCGTCGACGGCCGGCCGGACAAGATCGTCGAGAATCTGCCGGTCGTCCGGCCGACCTATATGGCGGCCGTGCCCCGCGTCTTCGAGAAGGTCTACAACGGCGTCGTCGCCAAGGCCCGGGAAGGCGGCGGGGCCAAGTACAAGATCTTCCAGTGGGCCGCCGAGGTGTCCCGCGAGTACGCCAGAACCTCACAGGACAACTACCGCCGCACCGGCAGCCGTTCCGTCCCCTTCGCGCTCGCCGCCCGCCACAAGGCCGCCGACGTCCTCGTCTACGCCAAGATCCGGGAGGCGTTCGGCGGCCGGCTCCGCGCCTGCATCTCCGGCGCGTCCGCCCTCGCCCCCGACATCGGCCTCTTCTTCTCCGGCGCCGGCATCCACATCCTGGAGGGCTACGGCCTCACCGAGACCAGCGCCGCCAACTTCGTCAACCCCGGCGAGGCGTACCGCACCGGCACCGTCGGCAAGCCGCTCCCCGGCACCGAGGTGCGCATAGCGGACGACGGAGAGGTCCTGCTGCGCGGGCCCGGGATCATGGAGGGCTACCACGGCCTGCCCGAGCGGACGGCGGAAGTCCTCGAACCGGACGGTTGGTTCCACACCGGCGACATCGGCGAGCTGTCGCCCGACGGCTTCCTGCGCATCACCGACCGCAAGAAGGACCTGATCAAGACGTCGGGCGGCAAGTACGTCGCCCCCGCCGAGGTCGAGGGCCGCTTCAAGGGCATCTGCCCGTTCGTCTCCAACATCCTGGTCCACGGCGCCGACCGGAACTACTGCACCGCCCTCATCGCCCTCGACGAGCCCGCCCTCCTGAAGTGGGCCGCCGACCACGGCCTCGGCGGCCGGACGTACGCCGAGGTGGTCGCCGCGCCGCAGACCGAGGAGATGGTCGGGGAGTACGTCCGACGGCTCAACGAGGGCCTCCAGCGCTGGCAGACGATCAAGAAGTTCCGGCTGCTGCCGCGCGACCTGGACGTGGAGCACGGGGAGCTCACACCGAGCCTCAAGCTCAAGCGGCCCGTCGTCGAGCGGGCGTACAAGGACCTGATCGAGGAGATGTACGAGGGGACGCGGGAGCGCTGA
- the lepA gene encoding translation elongation factor 4: protein MPATPTNVPEPSRTDPALIRNFCIIAHIDHGKSTLADRMLQLTGVVDQRQMRAQYLDRMDIERERGITIKSQAVRLPWAPSEDEGTTHILNMIDTPGHVDFTYEVSRSLAACEGCILLVDAAQGIEAQTLANLYLAMENDLTIIPVLNKIDLPAAQPEKFAAELANLVGCDPSDVLKVSAKTGVGVPELLDRVVRDVPAPVGVKDAPARAMIFDSVYDAYRGVVTYVKVVDGTLRKRERIKMMSTGAQHELLEIGTNSPEMLPADGLSVGEVGYLITGVKDVRQSKVGDTITQFQNGATQALGGYKDPKPMVFSGLYPLDGSDYPELREALDKLQLNDAALVYEPETSAALGFGFRVGFLGLLHLEVIRERLEREFGLDLIATAPNVVYNVRMEDGSEHEVTNPSEFPTGKIAEVHEPVVRATILAPSEFIGAIMELCQTRRGVLLGMDYLSEDRVEIRYTLPLAEVVFDFFDQLKSKTRGYASLDYEPTGEQISDLVKVDILLHGDKVDAFSAITHKDKAYAYGVRLVAKLRELIPRQNFEVPIQAAIGSRVIARETVRAIRKDVLAKCYGGDISRKRKLLEKQKEGKKRMKMVGSVEVPQEAFIAVLSSDESGEKGKK from the coding sequence GTGCCCGCGACCCCTACCAACGTGCCCGAGCCGAGCCGTACCGACCCGGCTCTGATCCGTAACTTCTGCATCATCGCGCACATCGACCATGGCAAGTCGACGCTCGCCGACCGGATGCTTCAGCTGACCGGCGTGGTCGACCAGCGGCAGATGCGCGCGCAGTACCTCGACCGGATGGACATCGAGCGCGAGCGCGGCATCACGATCAAGTCGCAGGCGGTCCGGCTCCCGTGGGCCCCCTCGGAGGACGAGGGCACGACCCACATCCTCAACATGATCGACACCCCGGGCCACGTCGACTTCACCTACGAGGTCTCCCGCTCCCTCGCCGCGTGCGAGGGCTGCATCCTCCTCGTGGACGCCGCGCAGGGCATCGAGGCCCAGACCCTCGCCAACCTCTACCTGGCGATGGAGAACGACCTCACGATCATCCCGGTCCTCAACAAGATCGACCTGCCGGCCGCGCAGCCCGAGAAGTTCGCCGCCGAGCTGGCCAACCTGGTCGGCTGCGACCCGTCCGACGTCCTCAAGGTCTCCGCGAAGACCGGCGTCGGCGTGCCCGAGCTGCTGGACCGCGTCGTCCGCGACGTCCCGGCCCCGGTCGGCGTCAAGGACGCCCCGGCCCGCGCGATGATCTTCGACTCGGTCTACGACGCCTACCGCGGTGTCGTGACGTACGTGAAGGTCGTCGACGGCACGCTGCGCAAGCGCGAGCGGATCAAGATGATGTCGACCGGCGCTCAGCACGAGCTGCTGGAGATCGGCACCAACTCCCCGGAGATGCTGCCCGCGGACGGTCTGTCCGTCGGCGAGGTGGGCTACCTGATCACCGGCGTGAAGGACGTCCGGCAGTCCAAGGTCGGCGACACCATCACCCAGTTCCAGAACGGGGCCACCCAGGCGCTGGGCGGGTACAAGGACCCCAAGCCGATGGTCTTCTCCGGCCTCTACCCGCTGGACGGCTCGGACTACCCGGAGCTGCGCGAGGCGCTCGACAAGCTCCAGCTCAACGACGCCGCGCTGGTGTACGAGCCGGAGACGTCCGCCGCGCTGGGCTTCGGCTTCCGCGTCGGCTTCCTGGGCCTGCTCCACCTGGAGGTCATCCGCGAGCGCCTGGAGCGCGAGTTCGGTCTCGACCTGATCGCCACCGCGCCGAACGTGGTCTACAACGTCCGCATGGAGGACGGGAGCGAGCACGAGGTCACCAACCCGAGCGAGTTCCCGACCGGCAAGATCGCCGAGGTGCACGAGCCGGTCGTCCGGGCCACCATCCTGGCGCCGAGCGAGTTCATCGGCGCGATCATGGAGCTCTGCCAGACCCGCCGCGGCGTCCTGCTGGGCATGGACTACCTCTCCGAGGACCGCGTCGAGATCCGCTACACGCTGCCCCTCGCCGAGGTCGTCTTCGACTTCTTCGACCAGCTGAAGTCCAAGACCCGCGGTTACGCCTCGCTGGACTACGAGCCCACCGGCGAGCAGATCTCCGACCTGGTCAAGGTCGACATCCTGCTGCACGGCGACAAGGTCGACGCCTTCTCGGCGATCACTCACAAGGACAAGGCGTACGCCTACGGCGTCCGGCTCGTCGCCAAGCTCCGCGAGCTCATCCCGCGGCAGAACTTCGAGGTGCCGATCCAGGCCGCGATCGGCTCCCGCGTCATCGCCCGTGAGACCGTCCGCGCCATTCGCAAGGACGTTCTCGCGAAGTGCTACGGCGGTGACATCTCCCGTAAGCGGAAGCTCCTGGAGAAGCAGAAGGAGGGCAAGAAGCGAATGAAGATGGTCGGCAGCGTGGAAGTTCCGCAGGAGGCGTTCATCGCGGTGCTCTCCTCGGACGAGAGCGGCGAGAAGGGCAAGAAGTAG
- the rpsT gene encoding 30S ribosomal protein S20, which produces MANIKSQIKRNKTNEKARLRNKAVKSEVKTFVRAAREALAAGDAEKATAAVALAGKKLDKAASKGVIHKNAAANKKSALAKQAASLKG; this is translated from the coding sequence GTGGCGAACATCAAGTCCCAGATCAAGCGGAACAAGACCAACGAGAAGGCGCGCCTGCGCAACAAGGCCGTCAAGTCCGAGGTCAAGACCTTCGTCCGCGCCGCCCGCGAGGCCCTGGCCGCCGGCGACGCCGAGAAGGCCACCGCCGCGGTCGCCCTGGCCGGCAAGAAGCTGGACAAGGCCGCCAGCAAGGGCGTCATCCACAAGAACGCCGCCGCCAACAAGAAGTCGGCGCTGGCCAAGCAGGCTGCCTCCCTCAAGGGCTGA